A genomic stretch from Sphingobacterium sp. ML3W includes:
- a CDS encoding RluA family pseudouridine synthase translates to MATLDNNAYFHAFKEDISDIELPLRFTFPFCYEPHALAIIAAEELQTYLETQNEWTHNFGLEENNDSLAIGKMFGILVVRDQQHRLGYLAAVSGKLAGSNKHQYFVPPIFDMLEEDGFFLNEEVHLNALNRKIEFLENSEELEQITSNLNRLKGQWDTQLDLLKTKLRSQKKERKETRTRLRPLLSDEDYEILMEDMRSQSLKDKQELQRYQYDMRLALESENLRIQQLLYEISVLKEERKMRSGNLQKRLFEQYNFFNATGQHKNVVAVFQDFDQSTPPAGSGECAAPKLLQYAYSNNLTPIALAEFWWGCSPSSEIRRHKNYYPACRKKCEPILGYMLQGLNVDPNPMQQETTLQTELPQIYEDEDIIVFNKPAEFLSVPGIYVKDSVYNRVLQRYPAAGPIIIHRLDMSTSGLLVVAKNKEAHQFIQDQFIQHTIAKEYIALLDGIVEQESGLIDLPLRVDLDDRPRQMVCYSYGKPAQTKWERIAIEGDKTRVRFYPLTGRTHQLRMHAVHPNGLNTPIVGDDLYGKKANRLHLHAAFIKFIHPSSRREISFEIPPDF, encoded by the coding sequence GTGGCTACTTTAGACAACAACGCTTATTTTCATGCATTCAAAGAGGATATTTCGGACATCGAACTCCCCTTGCGATTTACCTTTCCATTTTGTTATGAACCACATGCGCTAGCCATTATCGCTGCGGAAGAACTTCAAACTTATCTGGAGACACAAAACGAGTGGACGCATAACTTTGGTCTTGAAGAAAATAACGATAGTCTTGCCATAGGCAAGATGTTTGGTATACTGGTTGTCCGAGATCAACAGCATCGGCTCGGATACCTGGCCGCTGTATCTGGCAAGCTTGCTGGCAGCAATAAACACCAATACTTTGTTCCCCCAATATTTGATATGCTGGAAGAGGATGGCTTCTTTCTGAATGAAGAGGTACACTTAAATGCCCTCAACAGGAAAATTGAATTTCTTGAAAACAGTGAAGAACTTGAACAAATAACAAGCAATCTCAATAGATTAAAAGGTCAATGGGATACACAGCTTGACCTGCTCAAAACAAAACTCAGAAGTCAGAAAAAAGAACGCAAGGAAACCCGAACAAGATTGCGTCCCCTCCTATCGGATGAGGACTACGAAATACTCATGGAGGATATGCGCAGTCAAAGCTTAAAGGACAAACAGGAGCTCCAACGCTATCAATATGACATGCGTCTGGCGCTGGAATCTGAAAACCTTAGGATCCAACAATTGCTTTACGAGATTTCTGTACTGAAAGAAGAGCGTAAAATGCGATCCGGAAATTTGCAAAAGAGACTTTTTGAACAATATAATTTTTTTAATGCAACAGGGCAGCACAAGAATGTCGTTGCTGTTTTTCAGGACTTTGACCAAAGTACACCACCCGCTGGTTCAGGTGAATGCGCAGCGCCGAAATTATTGCAATATGCTTACAGCAATAATCTCACACCTATCGCTTTGGCCGAATTCTGGTGGGGCTGCTCCCCTTCGTCCGAAATCCGTCGGCACAAAAACTATTACCCGGCTTGCCGTAAAAAATGTGAACCTATTTTAGGTTATATGCTTCAGGGCCTCAACGTTGACCCGAATCCCATGCAACAGGAAACAACACTGCAAACGGAACTACCGCAAATCTACGAAGATGAAGATATTATCGTCTTCAATAAACCAGCCGAGTTTTTGTCCGTCCCTGGGATATACGTTAAGGATTCGGTCTACAATCGTGTACTCCAACGTTATCCTGCTGCAGGCCCTATTATTATCCATCGGCTGGACATGTCCACTTCAGGACTCTTGGTCGTCGCTAAAAATAAAGAAGCCCATCAATTTATACAGGATCAATTTATACAACATACCATTGCAAAAGAATATATCGCTTTACTCGATGGCATTGTTGAACAGGAATCTGGTCTAATTGATCTCCCGCTTCGTGTGGATCTCGATGACAGGCCCCGACAGATGGTCTGCTACAGCTATGGCAAGCCCGCACAAACCAAATGGGAGAGAATCGCAATTGAAGGCGACAAAACAAGAGTCCGTTTCTATCCGCTAACAGGCCGGACGCATCAACTTCGCATGCATGCCGTACATCCAAACGGACTGAATACTCCCATTGTAGGTGATGATCTTTACGGCAAAAAAGCGAATAGATTACACCTCCACGCCGCTTTCATTAAGTTTATACACCCCAGTTCCAGACGGGAAATTAGCTTTGAAATTCCCCCTGATTTTTAG
- a CDS encoding cytochrome c biogenesis protein CcdA: MKTNFKLLTLLFLLILPLAMFAQQDSTANMEGVEFTDGTISPDSLSFEESPDTVTASVDSSKTVAATAKVGDSAENGKKSLWSIFIAGLVGGFAALLMPCIFPMLPLTVSFFTKQSGSRASGISKALLYGLFIIVIYVALGMIITIAFGSDALNALSTNGIFNFIFFLLLVVFAASFFGAFEITLPSSFVNKMDAKSDKGGLIGLFFMAFSLSLVSFSCTGPIIGTLLVEAASKGERLGPAIGMLGFSIALAIPFGLFAMFPSMLKSLPKSGGWLNSVKVVLGFLELALALKFLSNVDLAYHWNWLDREVFLSLWIVVFGLMGLYLIGKIKFSHDSDLKFLSVPRTILAIVVFSFVVYMIPGLWGAPLKSISAFLPPSATQDFDLSTGVGSSSAAHTDGKVKKYAEIFHGRGTPKGFDPYYDYDQALATAKELNKPVLIDFTGWNCVNCRKMESNVWTDPAVAKLLKEEFVMAELFVDDKTELPANEQFVSKYSNKKIKTIGNKNSDFQASAFNSNSQPLYVIVDPNGQVMVPQSGANYNVEQYKAFLQSGVDAFKKKN; encoded by the coding sequence ATGAAAACTAATTTTAAACTATTAACCCTTTTATTCCTGCTTATTCTTCCTCTTGCTATGTTTGCACAGCAGGACAGCACGGCTAATATGGAAGGTGTCGAATTTACGGATGGTACAATCAGTCCAGATTCATTATCATTCGAAGAGTCACCAGACACGGTGACAGCAAGTGTTGATTCCAGCAAAACGGTCGCTGCGACCGCTAAGGTGGGAGATTCTGCTGAAAACGGTAAAAAATCGCTTTGGAGTATTTTCATTGCGGGCTTGGTTGGGGGCTTTGCGGCCTTATTGATGCCATGTATATTTCCGATGCTTCCTTTGACGGTGAGCTTCTTCACCAAGCAATCTGGTAGTCGCGCCAGTGGTATCAGCAAGGCCTTGTTATATGGCCTCTTTATTATCGTGATCTATGTTGCTTTGGGGATGATTATTACCATTGCATTTGGTTCTGATGCACTCAACGCACTTTCAACCAATGGAATTTTTAATTTTATCTTCTTCTTACTGTTAGTGGTATTTGCTGCATCTTTTTTCGGTGCATTCGAAATAACTTTGCCGAGTTCCTTTGTCAATAAAATGGATGCCAAATCGGATAAAGGAGGGCTTATCGGTCTATTTTTTATGGCATTTAGTTTATCGTTGGTATCGTTTTCCTGTACGGGTCCGATCATCGGAACCCTGTTGGTGGAAGCGGCTTCAAAAGGTGAACGATTGGGCCCAGCCATTGGTATGTTAGGATTCTCTATCGCTTTGGCAATTCCTTTTGGGTTATTTGCGATGTTTCCATCGATGCTTAAATCACTACCCAAGTCGGGTGGTTGGTTGAACAGTGTTAAAGTAGTACTTGGATTTTTAGAACTGGCGCTAGCCTTGAAATTCTTGTCAAATGTAGATTTGGCTTACCATTGGAATTGGTTAGACAGAGAGGTGTTTCTGTCGCTATGGATTGTGGTATTTGGTTTGATGGGGCTTTATCTGATTGGTAAGATCAAGTTTTCTCATGATAGTGATCTTAAATTTCTGTCCGTTCCTAGAACGATATTGGCTATTGTTGTTTTCTCTTTTGTTGTGTATATGATTCCGGGCTTATGGGGTGCGCCTTTGAAGTCTATTTCAGCCTTTTTACCGCCATCGGCAACCCAAGATTTTGATTTATCTACCGGGGTTGGAAGTAGTTCCGCGGCACATACGGATGGAAAAGTTAAAAAATATGCAGAGATATTCCATGGGCGTGGTACACCAAAAGGCTTTGATCCTTATTATGATTACGATCAGGCTCTAGCAACAGCAAAGGAACTCAACAAACCCGTTTTGATTGACTTTACTGGATGGAATTGTGTCAACTGCCGTAAAATGGAATCAAACGTATGGACTGATCCTGCGGTAGCCAAATTGTTGAAAGAAGAATTTGTTATGGCAGAGTTATTCGTGGATGATAAAACTGAATTGCCTGCCAATGAGCAATTTGTTTCCAAGTATAGTAATAAAAAAATAAAGACTATTGGAAATAAAAATAGTGATTTTCAAGCTTCTGCATTCAATAGCAATTCGCAACCATTGTATGTAATCGTTGACCCAAATGGCCAGGTAATGGTTCCTCAAAGTGGCGCAAATTACAATGTTGAGCAATACAAGGCATTTCTACAGAGCGGTGTAGATGCTTTTAAAAAGAAAAACTAA
- a CDS encoding glycoside hydrolase family 31 protein, translating to MHHVNNPVLDLPKIEKKYLETVISHNQNDKSYYFSDGKAKVEIKIVTDEIVRVRLAPQGTFLEDFSYALAKKDHRVSIHQCKEEVDHYSVHTNTISCRINKSDFLISFSDRAGKLFNADLAPMHWEESPDFGGYYVYSTKVAFENEAFYGLGDKATKLNLRGKRLKNWNSDTYAFAYDQDPLYKTIPFYIGLKDGEAYGIFFDNTFKTYFDFAAEDPGKTSFWSEGGELQYYYIHGPHIIDVIRRYHTLTGTHYLPPLWAIGYHQCRWSYYPEANVRKVAEEFRKRQIPCDAIYLDIDYMDGYRCFTWNKQYFPNPKKMIADLANEGFKTVVMIDPGIKVDENYWVFREGKENKYFCRRGDDYFMEGFVWPGRCQFPDFTNPEVRQWWGTLYQGLVEDGVAGFWNDMNEPAVFGRGTFPDDVRHQYDGHRGSHRKAHNVYGMQMVRATYDGLKKLYKNKRPFTITRAAYAGTQRYSSVWTGDNLASWEHLKLGTLQLQRLSTSGMSFCGTDIGGFTGEPDGELFTRWMQFGVFSPFMRVHSAGDTRDREPWSFGEDWEKINKKFIELRYKLLPYIYTCFWEQTKYGYPILRPISMVEQHIPTNWQREEEFCFGDKILVSPVLQPGQKSKIVYLPAGDWFYYFNNEVYVGGKEHTIATPLDEMPLFIRGGSVIPEYPVMQYTGEKKVEELQLNIYFSEGVHRSYVYSDHGDTFAYEQDIYLEKCFTLSGLKDSLSIKQTRDGLFTERYEEYKLQLIGLPFAVKKVKTDGIDTKIQKDEQGRYWINVAREFENILIEG from the coding sequence ATGCATCATGTGAATAATCCGGTATTGGATTTGCCTAAAATTGAAAAGAAATACCTCGAGACAGTTATATCCCACAATCAAAATGACAAGTCATACTATTTTTCCGATGGTAAGGCAAAAGTCGAGATTAAGATCGTAACAGATGAGATTGTACGTGTTCGATTGGCTCCCCAGGGAACGTTTTTGGAAGATTTTTCCTATGCCCTGGCAAAGAAAGACCATCGTGTCAGTATACATCAATGTAAAGAGGAGGTGGACCATTATAGTGTCCATACAAACACCATTTCCTGTCGCATCAATAAAAGCGATTTTTTGATCTCCTTTTCTGATAGAGCGGGTAAACTGTTTAATGCCGATCTGGCTCCAATGCACTGGGAAGAAAGTCCGGACTTTGGCGGTTATTATGTCTACAGTACCAAAGTTGCATTTGAAAATGAAGCATTTTATGGACTGGGCGATAAGGCTACTAAGCTTAATCTTCGTGGCAAACGATTAAAAAATTGGAATTCGGACACTTATGCTTTTGCTTATGACCAGGACCCTTTATACAAAACCATTCCTTTTTACATTGGACTGAAGGACGGTGAAGCTTACGGTATTTTCTTTGATAACACGTTTAAGACCTATTTCGATTTTGCCGCCGAGGATCCCGGAAAGACCAGCTTTTGGTCGGAAGGCGGTGAATTACAATACTACTATATTCATGGTCCGCATATCATTGATGTGATCCGCAGGTACCATACTTTGACAGGGACACATTATTTACCACCACTTTGGGCTATCGGTTATCATCAATGCCGATGGAGTTATTATCCGGAAGCCAATGTGCGTAAAGTGGCCGAAGAATTCAGAAAAAGGCAGATCCCATGCGATGCCATTTACCTGGATATTGATTACATGGATGGCTATCGCTGTTTTACATGGAATAAACAATATTTTCCAAATCCGAAAAAAATGATTGCTGATCTTGCAAACGAAGGTTTTAAGACGGTGGTCATGATTGATCCGGGGATTAAAGTGGATGAAAACTATTGGGTATTTCGAGAAGGTAAAGAGAACAAATATTTCTGCCGCCGGGGGGATGACTATTTTATGGAGGGATTTGTCTGGCCCGGACGTTGTCAATTTCCCGATTTTACAAATCCTGAGGTTCGACAGTGGTGGGGAACTTTATACCAGGGGCTGGTGGAAGATGGTGTAGCAGGTTTTTGGAATGACATGAATGAGCCTGCTGTTTTTGGCCGCGGAACTTTTCCGGATGATGTCAGACATCAATACGATGGACATCGTGGATCGCATCGAAAAGCACACAATGTCTATGGTATGCAAATGGTGCGCGCTACCTATGATGGCTTAAAGAAATTGTACAAAAACAAAAGGCCATTTACCATTACACGAGCAGCTTATGCTGGTACACAACGTTATTCTTCGGTTTGGACCGGAGATAATTTAGCGAGTTGGGAACATCTCAAGCTGGGCACCCTGCAGTTGCAGCGATTGTCCACTTCAGGGATGTCTTTTTGCGGAACGGACATTGGTGGATTTACAGGAGAACCAGATGGGGAACTATTCACAAGGTGGATGCAATTTGGTGTTTTTTCGCCATTTATGCGTGTGCACTCCGCAGGGGATACCCGTGATCGGGAACCTTGGAGTTTCGGTGAAGACTGGGAAAAAATAAATAAAAAGTTTATAGAATTGCGGTATAAACTGTTACCCTATATCTATACCTGTTTTTGGGAACAAACTAAATACGGCTATCCGATTTTGCGTCCAATTTCGATGGTGGAGCAACATATTCCGACCAATTGGCAGCGTGAAGAAGAGTTCTGTTTTGGTGATAAGATATTGGTATCACCAGTGTTGCAGCCCGGTCAGAAGAGCAAGATCGTTTACCTTCCTGCAGGAGATTGGTTCTACTACTTCAATAATGAGGTTTATGTCGGTGGAAAGGAACATACTATTGCAACACCACTGGATGAAATGCCGCTATTTATTCGTGGTGGATCTGTCATACCGGAATATCCAGTCATGCAATACACCGGAGAAAAGAAAGTGGAAGAACTACAATTGAATATCTATTTTTCTGAAGGAGTACATCGTTCATACGTTTATTCCGATCATGGTGATACATTCGCGTACGAGCAAGATATTTATTTAGAAAAGTGTTTTACATTGTCTGGATTAAAAGATTCCCTTTCAATCAAGCAGACCCGTGACGGATTATTTACCGAACGATACGAAGAGTATAAGCTGCAATTGATAGGTCTACCATTTGCAGTGAAAAAGGTTAAAACAGATGGGATTGACACAAAAATACAAAAAGATGAACAAGGGCGATATTGGATTAATGTCGCACGTGAATTTGAAAACATATTGATAGAGGGTTAA
- a CDS encoding DNA starvation/stationary phase protection protein yields the protein MKTSIGIKDADLKKVAKLLNVLLADEHIIYMKTRNAHWNVEGADFHAAHLFLESQYDELAEVIDEVAERVRTLGHYAVGTFDKYLKLTRLTESTSEKTDSQSYYKELLSDHESIAMSIRGDIAVVEGTADNGTEDFLVGLLEKHEKMAWMLRAHFIK from the coding sequence ATGAAAACTTCAATTGGAATTAAAGATGCAGACTTAAAAAAAGTTGCGAAATTGCTCAATGTCTTATTGGCTGATGAGCATATTATCTATATGAAAACACGCAATGCGCATTGGAATGTTGAAGGAGCTGATTTTCACGCTGCTCATTTATTTTTAGAATCCCAATACGATGAGTTGGCAGAAGTTATTGATGAAGTGGCGGAGCGTGTACGTACATTAGGGCACTATGCGGTAGGCACATTTGATAAATATTTAAAATTAACACGTTTGACAGAATCGACATCTGAAAAGACAGATAGTCAGTCTTATTATAAAGAGCTGCTATCGGATCACGAGTCTATTGCGATGTCAATTCGTGGGGATATTGCTGTCGTTGAGGGGACCGCTGATAATGGCACGGAGGATTTTTTGGTGGGTTTATTGGAAAAACACGAGAAAATGGCTTGGATGCTGCGCGCTCATTTTATAAAATAG
- a CDS encoding DUF5686 family protein, which translates to MAFAQTKTVTGTVKDAKTKTPIAYATVAVVGAPSAAGTSTSTNANGEFRLVFPTSYVKIRASYVGYDNKDAFVTNDAVQSKEILMDAQDNMLEEVVVKAKKKKYSNKDNPAVALIRKVIENKEKNRLSGQQYAEFDQYEKMSLGLSNLSEKFVNKKIFKNYQFLFETDDSAKTANKYVLPAFIEEKMSKVYYRKDPSKTKQYILGDQRAQFDPKFIDNDGLAAYFNKLYEQVDIYDNNISLVTNQFLSPIANSAPTFYKFFITDTIKTSQPWLVELSFVPRNKADMLFKGQLYVTLDGNYAVQGANMTVADDINLNFVRDLQVQLKFEKDNKNRFYLKTSTLGIDFSLTEKGMGIRGSRTVDYNNYKVGIQQADSIYDGPSTVIAYNIENKKATKSLFETQRPLALAQNELNIYHNIDTLQKIPSFRTFMDIAALLLSGYKQAGPVEIGPVNTFYSFNPVEGFRLRVGGRTTESLSKRFYAESYAAYGFKDQKWKYFFSGTYAFNNKSVYSFPMHYIRASYKKDTKIPGQKLEFIQEDNFLLSFKRGDNDRYIYETNYGLEYKKEFLNHLAIGAGFNINKQSPAGSLTYQMLDENGQNKLFNELNSTELSVNVRYAPHEEFYQGKIYRTPIFNQYPIFTFNYTAGIKGLAKGEYNYHSFNVGAFKRFYLSQFGFADVTAEGNYIAGKEIPFPFLTIHRANQTYAYQLNSYNLMNFLEFVSDHNASINVQYYMNGFLLNKIPLIKKLKLREVFSFKGVYGGLRKENDPDDPNYGSKVFAWQRNADQIQSSYTFGSEPYMEASIGLSNIFKILRVDYVKRLNYLDHVDAPAWGIRARVRFDF; encoded by the coding sequence ATGGCCTTTGCTCAAACCAAAACGGTTACGGGCACGGTCAAAGACGCAAAGACAAAGACACCCATCGCTTACGCTACCGTGGCTGTAGTAGGTGCGCCTTCCGCAGCAGGAACTTCTACGTCGACCAACGCAAATGGAGAGTTTAGACTGGTGTTTCCGACATCTTATGTCAAAATCAGAGCGAGTTATGTCGGTTATGACAATAAGGATGCTTTCGTAACCAATGATGCTGTACAGTCAAAGGAAATTCTGATGGATGCACAGGACAATATGCTGGAAGAGGTTGTTGTCAAAGCAAAGAAGAAAAAATATAGCAACAAAGACAATCCTGCGGTTGCCCTGATCCGTAAGGTTATCGAAAATAAAGAGAAAAATCGCCTATCGGGACAGCAATACGCCGAATTTGATCAATACGAGAAGATGTCTTTGGGATTAAGCAATCTTTCTGAGAAATTTGTCAACAAGAAGATCTTTAAAAACTATCAATTTCTTTTTGAAACGGACGATTCGGCCAAAACAGCAAATAAATATGTGTTACCGGCTTTTATCGAAGAGAAAATGTCCAAAGTGTACTACCGTAAAGATCCAAGTAAGACCAAGCAGTATATACTTGGCGATCAACGGGCACAGTTTGACCCCAAATTTATCGATAACGATGGTCTAGCAGCCTACTTTAACAAACTCTACGAACAAGTTGATATCTATGATAATAATATCTCATTGGTAACAAATCAGTTTTTGAGTCCAATAGCAAACTCTGCCCCTACATTTTATAAATTTTTCATTACCGATACCATTAAGACTTCTCAACCATGGTTGGTTGAGCTGAGCTTCGTTCCCCGCAATAAAGCAGACATGTTATTTAAGGGGCAGCTTTATGTCACGTTGGATGGTAATTATGCAGTCCAGGGTGCTAATATGACTGTTGCCGATGATATCAATCTAAATTTTGTGCGCGATCTTCAGGTTCAGCTCAAATTTGAGAAAGATAACAAGAACAGATTTTACCTAAAAACCAGTACTTTAGGAATTGATTTTTCATTAACTGAAAAAGGAATGGGAATCCGGGGAAGCCGGACAGTCGACTACAATAATTATAAAGTTGGTATTCAGCAAGCAGATAGTATTTACGATGGTCCTTCTACAGTTATTGCTTACAATATAGAAAATAAGAAAGCAACCAAATCGTTATTTGAAACACAACGCCCATTGGCCTTGGCTCAGAATGAATTGAATATTTATCACAATATTGACACGCTACAAAAAATACCTTCGTTCAGAACCTTTATGGATATTGCGGCGCTACTTCTCTCGGGCTATAAACAAGCTGGTCCGGTTGAAATCGGCCCTGTGAACACGTTCTATAGCTTCAACCCAGTTGAAGGTTTTCGTTTACGTGTCGGTGGTCGTACAACAGAGTCATTGAGCAAACGTTTCTATGCAGAGAGCTACGCGGCCTATGGATTCAAGGATCAGAAATGGAAGTACTTTTTCAGTGGTACCTATGCCTTTAACAATAAGTCAGTGTACTCCTTCCCAATGCACTATATCAGGGCTTCGTACAAAAAAGACACCAAGATTCCGGGACAAAAGCTCGAATTTATTCAGGAGGACAACTTTTTATTATCATTCAAACGCGGTGATAATGACCGGTATATCTACGAGACAAACTACGGACTGGAGTATAAAAAAGAATTCCTGAACCATTTGGCAATTGGTGCTGGGTTTAATATCAACAAACAGTCTCCTGCTGGTAGTTTGACCTATCAGATGCTGGATGAAAATGGACAAAACAAGTTATTCAACGAATTAAATTCGACAGAATTATCTGTAAACGTTAGATATGCACCACATGAGGAATTTTATCAGGGCAAAATCTACCGTACACCGATTTTCAATCAATACCCGATATTCACGTTCAATTATACAGCAGGAATAAAGGGGTTGGCAAAGGGAGAATATAATTATCATAGTTTTAATGTAGGTGCGTTCAAACGCTTTTATTTAAGCCAGTTTGGCTTTGCAGATGTCACAGCGGAAGGAAATTATATCGCAGGAAAAGAGATTCCATTTCCTTTCTTAACGATCCATCGTGCAAACCAGACCTATGCGTATCAGTTAAACTCATACAACTTAATGAATTTTCTGGAATTTGTCAGTGACCATAACGCCTCTATCAATGTCCAGTATTACATGAATGGTTTCCTATTAAACAAGATCCCATTAATCAAAAAGCTTAAATTACGTGAGGTCTTTAGTTTCAAAGGTGTCTATGGTGGTCTTCGCAAAGAAAATGATCCAGACGATCCAAATTATGGCTCTAAAGTGTTTGCATGGCAACGCAATGCAGACCAAATTCAAAGTTCATATACATTCGGCTCTGAACCTTATATGGAGGCCAGTATCGGTTTATCTAACATCTTTAAGATTTTACGTGTAGACTACGTCAAACGTCTGAACTATCTTGACCATGTGGATGCTCCAGCTTGGGGGATCCGCGCCAGAGTCAGATTTGATTTCTAA